A genomic segment from Bufo bufo chromosome 8, aBufBuf1.1, whole genome shotgun sequence encodes:
- the LOC120977550 gene encoding olfactory receptor 1044-like produces the protein MADSNPANSTTFIFVLMGLPNTPQLRCMSFVAFLSIYLMTLVGNLAILLAIVSDARLHTPMYFFLANLSLLEMCYTTVTLPNILNNIVRQSNLISFQACICQVYLFTLCATVECVLLAIMAYDRYVAICMPLIYRTIMDQAVCLQLASTTWITGILNSIIQSLPTSLLPYCGVNKVDRLYCEVQPLLQLSCSDTSLNKMLTTVSASLFGVTMMTFILVTYIFIVSAILRIPSSSGRLKAFSTCSSHITVVIMYYGAIIFMYLRPMSSDSQRMDSVISAMYCMAIPVLNPIIYSLRNKDVKRSIRKCFTLRFS, from the coding sequence ATGGCGGACAGCAATCCAGCCAACAGCACCACCTTCATATTTGTCCTTATGGGTCTACCTAACACTCCACAGCTCCGTTGCATGTCCTTTGTGGCCTTTTTGAGTATATACTTGATGACATTAGTTGGGAACTTGGCTATCCTCCTAGCCATTGTCTCAGATGCTCGTCTTCATACTcccatgtacttcttcctggccaaCCTTTCTTTACTAGAGATGTGTTACACAACCGTCACTCTACCCAATATCCTCAACAACATAGTAAGACAAAGTAATCTGATTTCCTTCCAGGCATGTATCTGTCAGGTTTATCTCTTCACGTTGTGTGCCACTGTTGAGTGTGTCCTACTTGCCATCATGGCTTATGATAGGTATGTTGCCATCTGTATGCcattaatatacaggactatcatGGACCAAGCAGTGTGCCTTCAACTAGCATCTACCACATGGATCACCGGTATCTTGAACTCTATCATCCAATCCCTCCCAACATCTCTCCTGCCTTACTGTGGTGTCAACAAGGTTGACCGACTCTACTGTGAGGTCCAACCCCTACTACAATTGTCTTGTAGTGACACATCCctcaacaagatgttgaccactgTGTCTGCTTCACTATTTGGGGTTACGATGATGACTTTTATTTTGGTGACCTACATCTTTATAGTTTCAGCGATTCTCCGAATCCCTTCATCATCTGGGCGGTTGAAAGCCTTTTCCACTTGTAGCTCACACATCACCGTGGTCATCATGTATTATGGAGCCATCATCTTTATGTACTTAAGGCCAATGTCTAGTGATTCCCAGAGAATGGATAGTGTTATCTCTGCTATGTACTGCATGGCCATTCCTGTCTTGAACCCCATTATCTACAGCCTGAGGAACAAAGATGTGAAACGTTCTATAAGAAAATGTTTTACTTTGAGATTCAgt